The proteins below are encoded in one region of Festucalex cinctus isolate MCC-2025b chromosome 2, RoL_Fcin_1.0, whole genome shotgun sequence:
- the gp9 gene encoding platelet glycoprotein IX isoform X1, translating into MNIYSTCQCSTGIQEEEFEDDCGDHEKLRWWFDPERMLSDPGLARLLLWATLQSAPSLGRACLCTVLQPAGLLVNCTSSDLRESPPLPSDTTELLVRDGGLTSIPSGLFDKAAGLQSVSLAGHPFHCDCSIEYARNWLLRNRAAVSQQPACSSPSWVAQKAIAELTDDYFIQCAPRGCGGVASAVAMAAMLCCLVVLLLWSLRLAKNCTFTLNIEDKQSQLNSDSRHPLRATRRRRPSAVDQHCQLLAGDLERRPVNVELLPQVLDVLHKKHNIKIKAV; encoded by the exons ATGAATATTTACTCAACTTGTCAATGCAGCACAGGAatacaagaagaagaattcgAGGATGACTGCGGAGATCATGAAAAGCTTCGCTGGTGGTTTGACCCTGAAAG GATGCTCTCGGATCCGGGACTAGCCCGCCTTCTGCTCTGGGCCACGCTGCAAAGCGCGCCCTCTCTCGGCCGGGCCTGCCTGTGCACGGTCCTGCAGCCCGCCGGCCTGCTGGTCAACTGCACCTCATCCGACCTCCGGGAGTCGCCGCCTCTGCCGTCGGACACCACGGAGCTCCTCGTGCGGGACGGTGGCCTCACCAGCATCCCCTCCGGCCTGTTTGACAAAGCGGCGGGCCTGCAAAGTGTCTCCCTGGCCGGCCATCCTTTCCACTGCGACTGCAGCATCGAGTACGCCAGGAACTGGCTGTTGAGGAACCGGGCTGCGGTGTCGCAGCAGCCCGCGTGCTCCAGTCCCAGCTGGGTGGCTCAGAAAGCCATCGCCGAACTCACCGACGACTACTTTATCCAGTGTGCCCCGAGAGGCTGCGGCGGCGTCGCCTCCGCTGTGGCGATGGCGGCGATGCTCTGCTGCCTCGTCGTTCTGCTTCTGTGGAGCTTGAGACTGGCCAAAAACTGCACCTTCACGCTCAACATCGAGGACAAACAATCGCAACTCAATTCTGACTCTCGCCATCCGCTGAGAGCGACACGCAGGAGGCGGCCGTCGGCTGTCGATCAACATTGTCAGCTACTCGCGGGCGACCTGGAACGGCGTCCCGTCAACGTGGAGTTACTGCCGCAAGTGCTTGATGTGTTGCATAAGAAGCACAATATTAAGATTAAGGCGGTCTGA
- the gp9 gene encoding platelet glycoprotein IX isoform X2 translates to MLSDPGLARLLLWATLQSAPSLGRACLCTVLQPAGLLVNCTSSDLRESPPLPSDTTELLVRDGGLTSIPSGLFDKAAGLQSVSLAGHPFHCDCSIEYARNWLLRNRAAVSQQPACSSPSWVAQKAIAELTDDYFIQCAPRGCGGVASAVAMAAMLCCLVVLLLWSLRLAKNCTFTLNIEDKQSQLNSDSRHPLRATRRRRPSAVDQHCQLLAGDLERRPVNVELLPQVLDVLHKKHNIKIKAV, encoded by the coding sequence ATGCTCTCGGATCCGGGACTAGCCCGCCTTCTGCTCTGGGCCACGCTGCAAAGCGCGCCCTCTCTCGGCCGGGCCTGCCTGTGCACGGTCCTGCAGCCCGCCGGCCTGCTGGTCAACTGCACCTCATCCGACCTCCGGGAGTCGCCGCCTCTGCCGTCGGACACCACGGAGCTCCTCGTGCGGGACGGTGGCCTCACCAGCATCCCCTCCGGCCTGTTTGACAAAGCGGCGGGCCTGCAAAGTGTCTCCCTGGCCGGCCATCCTTTCCACTGCGACTGCAGCATCGAGTACGCCAGGAACTGGCTGTTGAGGAACCGGGCTGCGGTGTCGCAGCAGCCCGCGTGCTCCAGTCCCAGCTGGGTGGCTCAGAAAGCCATCGCCGAACTCACCGACGACTACTTTATCCAGTGTGCCCCGAGAGGCTGCGGCGGCGTCGCCTCCGCTGTGGCGATGGCGGCGATGCTCTGCTGCCTCGTCGTTCTGCTTCTGTGGAGCTTGAGACTGGCCAAAAACTGCACCTTCACGCTCAACATCGAGGACAAACAATCGCAACTCAATTCTGACTCTCGCCATCCGCTGAGAGCGACACGCAGGAGGCGGCCGTCGGCTGTCGATCAACATTGTCAGCTACTCGCGGGCGACCTGGAACGGCGTCCCGTCAACGTGGAGTTACTGCCGCAAGTGCTTGATGTGTTGCATAAGAAGCACAATATTAAGATTAAGGCGGTCTGA
- the LOC144013352 gene encoding haloacid dehalogenase-like hydrolase domain-containing 5 isoform X1 — protein MRGLLPLYRGLCSGGGRHARPNPAAVGPRCGFCGTNSKPQPNFGLLFDIDGVLLRGRMLIPAAKKAFEKLVDSQGQFVVPLVFVTNAGNCLRQTKADQLSHILGVPITQDQVIMSHSPLRMFKKFHDKCVLVSGQGPVLEIAKNLGFNNVISIDNLRESFPLLDMVDHNRRPKLPSNPVGNLPKVEAVVLFGEPIRWETNLQLIIDVLLTNGNLSSLHQTRNIPHLPLLACNMDLMWMAEAQSPRFGHGTFLVCLENIYKKITGKDLKYEALMGKPSELTYHFAEFLIRGQAVQRQWKRPITSLYAIGDNLMTDIYGANLYNRYLDVRVARKSPKAVAKMAAATGSTAAVPAEHDADNAWESELAVPAATSCKSVLVCTGVYDPGAELPRDARRCIKETVFHGHRDFRFDPALVEPSHIVQDVAEAVQLIFDEEKFVPQ, from the exons CCACAGCCAAACTTTGGCTTGTTGTTTGACATTGACGGCGTGCTCCTCCGTGGAAGGATGCTGATTCCTGCTGCCAAGAAGGCCTTTGAGAAGTTGGTGGATTCACAGGGACAGTTTGTGGTGCCGCTGGTTTTTGTGACCAATGCAGGGAATTGCCTAAGGCAAACAAAAGCGGATCAACTCTCTCACATTCTTGGAGTACCG ATCACACAAGATCAAGTCATTATGTCACATAGTCCGTTGAGGATGTTCAAGAAATTCCATGACAAGTGTGTGCTGGTGTCGGGTCAAGGACCAGTTCTGGAAATTGCCAAAAA TCTCGGCTTCAATAACGTCATCAGTATTGACAATCTGAGGGAATCTTTCCCACTTCTGGACATGGTGGACCACAACAGGAGACCCAAACTGCCG TCCAATCCTGTCGGCAACCTTCCCAAGGTCGAGG CCGTGGTTCTGTTCGGAGAGCCGATTCGATGGGAGACCAATCTGCAGCTCATCATCGATGTTTTGCTGACCAACGGAAATCTCAGTAGCCTTCATCAAACCCGAAATATACCTCACCTGCCGCTGCTGGCTTGCAACATGGATCTGATGTGGATGGCCGAGGCGCAGTCTCCCAG ATTTGGCCACGGCACATTTCTGGTGTGCTTAGAGAATATCTATAAGAAGATCACAGGCAAAGACCTCAAGTATGAGGCTCTGATGGGGAAACCGAGTGAGCTGACCTACCATTTCGCCGAGTTCCTCATCCGAGGTCAGGCGGTGCAGAGGCAGTGGAAACGTCCCATCACGTCACTCTATGCCATCGG GGATAATCTTATGACCGACATCTACGGCGCTAACTTGTACAACCGCTACCTGGACGTGAGGGTTGCACGAAAGAGCCCCAAAGCCGTGGCCAAGATGGCGGCTGCCACGGGCTCCACCGCGGCGGTGCCCGCCGAGCACGACGCCGACAACGCGTGGGAGAGCGAGCTGGCGGTGCCCGCCGCCACTTCCTGTAAGTCCGTCCTGGTCTGCACGGGCGTCTACGACCCCGGCGCCGAGCTGCCGCGTGACGCCCGCCGCTGCATCAAAGAGACGGTTTTCCACGGCCACCGGGACTTTCGCTTCGACCCGGCGCTGGTGGAGCCGAGCCACATCGTGCAAGATGTGGCCGAAGCCGTCCAGCTGATTTTTGACGAGGAAAAGTTTGTGCCTCAGTAA
- the LOC144013352 gene encoding haloacid dehalogenase-like hydrolase domain-containing 5 isoform X2, protein MLIPAAKKAFEKLVDSQGQFVVPLVFVTNAGNCLRQTKADQLSHILGVPITQDQVIMSHSPLRMFKKFHDKCVLVSGQGPVLEIAKNLGFNNVISIDNLRESFPLLDMVDHNRRPKLPSNPVGNLPKVEAVVLFGEPIRWETNLQLIIDVLLTNGNLSSLHQTRNIPHLPLLACNMDLMWMAEAQSPRFGHGTFLVCLENIYKKITGKDLKYEALMGKPSELTYHFAEFLIRGQAVQRQWKRPITSLYAIGDNLMTDIYGANLYNRYLDVRVARKSPKAVAKMAAATGSTAAVPAEHDADNAWESELAVPAATSCKSVLVCTGVYDPGAELPRDARRCIKETVFHGHRDFRFDPALVEPSHIVQDVAEAVQLIFDEEKFVPQ, encoded by the exons ATGCTGATTCCTGCTGCCAAGAAGGCCTTTGAGAAGTTGGTGGATTCACAGGGACAGTTTGTGGTGCCGCTGGTTTTTGTGACCAATGCAGGGAATTGCCTAAGGCAAACAAAAGCGGATCAACTCTCTCACATTCTTGGAGTACCG ATCACACAAGATCAAGTCATTATGTCACATAGTCCGTTGAGGATGTTCAAGAAATTCCATGACAAGTGTGTGCTGGTGTCGGGTCAAGGACCAGTTCTGGAAATTGCCAAAAA TCTCGGCTTCAATAACGTCATCAGTATTGACAATCTGAGGGAATCTTTCCCACTTCTGGACATGGTGGACCACAACAGGAGACCCAAACTGCCG TCCAATCCTGTCGGCAACCTTCCCAAGGTCGAGG CCGTGGTTCTGTTCGGAGAGCCGATTCGATGGGAGACCAATCTGCAGCTCATCATCGATGTTTTGCTGACCAACGGAAATCTCAGTAGCCTTCATCAAACCCGAAATATACCTCACCTGCCGCTGCTGGCTTGCAACATGGATCTGATGTGGATGGCCGAGGCGCAGTCTCCCAG ATTTGGCCACGGCACATTTCTGGTGTGCTTAGAGAATATCTATAAGAAGATCACAGGCAAAGACCTCAAGTATGAGGCTCTGATGGGGAAACCGAGTGAGCTGACCTACCATTTCGCCGAGTTCCTCATCCGAGGTCAGGCGGTGCAGAGGCAGTGGAAACGTCCCATCACGTCACTCTATGCCATCGG GGATAATCTTATGACCGACATCTACGGCGCTAACTTGTACAACCGCTACCTGGACGTGAGGGTTGCACGAAAGAGCCCCAAAGCCGTGGCCAAGATGGCGGCTGCCACGGGCTCCACCGCGGCGGTGCCCGCCGAGCACGACGCCGACAACGCGTGGGAGAGCGAGCTGGCGGTGCCCGCCGCCACTTCCTGTAAGTCCGTCCTGGTCTGCACGGGCGTCTACGACCCCGGCGCCGAGCTGCCGCGTGACGCCCGCCGCTGCATCAAAGAGACGGTTTTCCACGGCCACCGGGACTTTCGCTTCGACCCGGCGCTGGTGGAGCCGAGCCACATCGTGCAAGATGTGGCCGAAGCCGTCCAGCTGATTTTTGACGAGGAAAAGTTTGTGCCTCAGTAA